One segment of ANME-2 cluster archaeon DNA contains the following:
- a CDS encoding S8 family serine peptidase has protein sequence MHRTTFLGKLGHGTHITSTIIGYSYYGEHIRGVAPKVKIIPVKVLNTYESLDGKVYGTDLMVAAGINYIADLAESEDIKIVISLSLGDTEPSQSIKDAINHAIKNGVIVVAAAGNNGKPMGWPADPDTWFLYWPGAYPEVICVGSSGWGMGVDEDGYPKYPGTGEWKPWPQIPQAWWHQDVAENITDEISYISFFSSREYVNPAFPYEDVKLDVVAPGSWILGPYPYPGNSGYRHIPWWAQGSPWNPNAPPPNYWYCGGTSMATPHVSGVVALMLEKDPTLTQKDVEDILKNTSTPLPTAMLESPFAFNYVRWPCGGIYPFCWAADATGAGIIQADEAIATIPTP, from the coding sequence GTGCATCGAACAACGTTCCTTGGAAAACTTGGTCATGGCACCCACATAACCAGCACGATAATAGGATACAGTTATTATGGAGAACATATTAGAGGAGTTGCTCCTAAGGTAAAGATAATTCCTGTGAAGGTTCTAAACACTTATGAAAGCTTAGACGGAAAGGTATACGGAACCGATCTAATGGTTGCTGCGGGCATCAACTACATCGCTGACCTGGCAGAAAGCGAAGATATCAAGATTGTCATAAGCCTGAGCCTCGGTGATACTGAACCAAGTCAATCAATAAAGGATGCAATTAATCACGCAATAAAGAACGGAGTAATTGTTGTGGCAGCTGCCGGAAACAATGGCAAACCCATGGGGTGGCCAGCTGATCCTGACACATGGTTCTTATACTGGCCTGGTGCATATCCAGAAGTTATATGTGTCGGTTCAAGCGGCTGGGGTATGGGAGTAGATGAGGATGGATATCCCAAATATCCTGGAACTGGTGAATGGAAACCATGGCCGCAAATACCGCAAGCATGGTGGCACCAAGACGTTGCTGAAAACATAACAGACGAAATATCATACATTTCCTTTTTCAGTAGCAGAGAGTATGTCAATCCTGCTTTCCCATACGAAGATGTAAAATTGGACGTTGTAGCTCCCGGAAGCTGGATTCTCGGTCCATATCCATATCCAGGTAACTCCGGATATCGGCATATTCCCTGGTGGGCTCAAGGTAGTCCTTGGAATCCAAATGCACCACCACCAAACTACTGGTATTGTGGCGGCACAAGTATGGCAACTCCCCACGTATCTGGAGTCGTAGCCCTGATGCTAGAGAAAGACCCAACCTTGACGCAGAAAGATGTCGAAGATATCCTCAAAAATACATCAACACCCCTGCCTACGGCAATGCTTGAATCTCCATTTGCCTTCAACTATGTCCGATGGCCATGTGGAGGAATCTATCCGTTCTGCTGGGCCGCAGATGCAACTGGAGCGGGCATAATACAAGCAGACGAAGCAATCGCAACGATACCGACCCCATAG
- a CDS encoding DUF3160 domain-containing protein gives MKRELLIIITLSLIISGCVDQEPSPADSTQQGQIETELIDLSDITGENTEFIKYYSLQPLNINVQVPQYQLPLQAEQISNYDAFSETIPLSSEALDLLEKNGFVVIKNPFDPVEDDIIQPYDILKYEEVPVFITTDSLLHLYHIQFDETLRQIEEREFYDTIWKISEELLDESIKTYQNSDVDVKEAARRNVAYFSVGLSLLKPVPEQLCPNQNEWECTDAYFNKDDLEKYSFEVPSYVLDDVEKELQLIDEHSGFVESPIFIYAEDYSQYVPRGHYTRSEKLKNYFKAFMWYGRMSMLLKGSDAIAPGTTDPSDKEGFISVEDARIQTTSACLIASEFGEDQSLLDKWDRIYSVTAFYVGLSDDLGPYEYIDALNSVFGGAFEPADLNEENIRKIKAQLAEYSPPKIYGGTGACKIPPPFTPEQADQCLNNTKGFRLMGQRFIPDSYMFTNLVGTYTDIYQGNQEPFTLVISGAGRPVRGFPRGLDVMALLGSDRSIELLDEMDDSNYRYYGSQFGQLKDEFDSFDAAQWNKNLYWSWLFTLKPLLDDHGEGYPTFMQTDAWKDKELTTSLASWTELRHDTILYAKQSYTVAETGYIPPTEEKPVVGYVEPVPEFYNRLLALTLMTNKGLSDMDVLDESAKYRLDNLEVILGRLVEISSNELENKELSEDDYEFIKNFGDSLSDVITDVDDKAKKTTIIADVHTDGNTEHVLEEGVGYVDLIVVAYKLPDGRILMGSGPVMSYYEFKQPMDDRLTDEAWREMLDAGPPQRPEWMSYFIEV, from the coding sequence ATGAAACGGGAATTACTAATAATCATTACTCTTTCACTGATCATCAGCGGTTGTGTCGATCAGGAACCTAGTCCTGCTGATAGTACACAACAGGGACAAATTGAGACCGAACTGATCGATCTATCTGATATCACAGGAGAAAATACAGAATTTATCAAATATTATTCATTACAGCCACTGAATATCAATGTACAGGTTCCCCAATACCAATTACCTCTACAAGCAGAACAGATATCAAACTATGATGCGTTCTCTGAGACTATCCCTCTTAGCAGCGAGGCTCTGGACCTGCTGGAAAAGAACGGATTTGTTGTGATAAAAAATCCATTTGATCCCGTAGAAGATGACATTATCCAGCCATATGATATATTAAAGTATGAAGAAGTACCGGTCTTTATAACAACAGATTCGCTGCTGCATCTTTATCACATCCAGTTCGATGAAACGCTGCGCCAGATAGAAGAGAGGGAGTTCTATGATACTATCTGGAAGATCAGTGAAGAACTGTTGGATGAATCAATTAAAACCTACCAGAACAGTGATGTAGATGTAAAAGAAGCAGCAAGAAGAAATGTTGCATACTTTTCAGTCGGTCTGAGTCTACTTAAACCGGTTCCTGAACAGCTCTGCCCGAACCAGAACGAATGGGAATGCACAGATGCTTATTTTAACAAAGATGATCTTGAGAAGTATAGTTTTGAAGTTCCGTCATATGTGCTAGATGATGTTGAAAAAGAACTTCAATTAATAGATGAACATTCGGGATTTGTGGAATCACCCATTTTTATTTATGCTGAAGATTATTCCCAGTATGTTCCGAGAGGGCACTATACAAGATCAGAAAAACTAAAGAACTATTTTAAAGCGTTCATGTGGTACGGAAGAATGAGCATGCTGCTTAAAGGCTCTGATGCAATAGCACCGGGAACAACCGATCCATCAGATAAAGAAGGTTTTATCTCAGTAGAAGATGCCAGAATTCAGACGACAAGTGCATGCCTGATAGCATCCGAATTCGGTGAAGATCAATCACTTTTGGATAAATGGGACAGGATATATTCAGTAACTGCTTTTTATGTGGGATTATCTGATGATCTTGGACCTTATGAGTACATTGATGCATTAAACTCGGTTTTCGGAGGGGCTTTTGAACCGGCTGATCTAAATGAAGAGAATATAAGAAAAATAAAAGCCCAACTGGCAGAGTACAGCCCACCTAAGATCTACGGCGGGACAGGAGCATGTAAAATTCCACCTCCTTTTACACCAGAGCAGGCAGACCAGTGCCTGAACAACACCAAGGGATTCAGGCTGATGGGGCAGAGATTCATCCCTGACTCATACATGTTCACAAATCTTGTAGGTACATATACAGATATTTATCAGGGCAACCAGGAGCCGTTCACCCTTGTTATCAGTGGTGCCGGAAGACCGGTAAGAGGATTTCCCAGAGGTCTTGATGTCATGGCATTGCTCGGATCAGATCGATCGATAGAACTGCTGGACGAGATGGATGATTCTAATTATCGATACTATGGGAGCCAGTTCGGGCAACTGAAAGATGAATTTGATTCATTCGATGCTGCCCAGTGGAATAAGAACCTGTACTGGTCGTGGTTATTCACGCTAAAACCCCTGCTGGATGATCATGGTGAAGGGTATCCGACATTTATGCAAACAGATGCATGGAAGGATAAGGAACTGACCACCTCACTGGCTTCATGGACCGAACTGAGACATGATACAATCCTTTATGCCAAACAGAGCTATACTGTGGCAGAGACAGGTTATATTCCACCCACTGAAGAAAAACCTGTTGTAGGTTATGTTGAACCTGTTCCTGAATTCTATAACAGACTTCTGGCACTGACACTGATGACAAATAAAGGCTTAAGCGATATGGATGTACTGGATGAATCAGCTAAATACAGACTGGATAATCTTGAAGTGATACTTGGGAGACTTGTTGAGATATCATCAAATGAGCTCGAAAATAAAGAGTTAAGTGAAGATGATTATGAGTTTATAAAGAATTTCGGTGATAGTTTGAGTGATGTCATCACTGATGTTGATGATAAGGCAAAAAAGACCACTATCATTGCTGATGTGCATACCGATGGTAACACAGAGCATGTTCTGGAAGAGGGTGTGGGATATGTGGACCTGATCGTTGTAGCATACAAACTCCCGGATGGAAGGATACTGATGGGTTCAGGCCCGGTTATGAGCTATTATGAGTTCAAGCAGCCTATGGACGATCGGCTTACCGATGAAGCCTGGAGAGAGATGCTGGATGCGGGTCCGCCCCAGAGACCGGAATGGATGTCATATTTTATTGAGGTCTGA
- a CDS encoding winged helix-turn-helix transcriptional regulator encodes MALEDFLGDTSELKIIDFLAENMDNSYNQTEISEFTGLSRTTVNKKIPEMIHNHTIEIIEELGNLKTYQLADNEIVKMLVSASLAHSFKQAENPLGEEESKDTIRRMMGSSSFSELNRFYVEPICDFIIMSVDQGKIIRMKPAKRTTSPILVSA; translated from the coding sequence ATGGCACTAGAAGACTTTCTCGGAGATACTTCCGAACTTAAAATCATAGATTTCCTTGCAGAAAATATGGACAATTCTTACAACCAGACAGAAATTAGCGAATTTACTGGACTTTCAAGAACCACCGTAAACAAAAAAATCCCTGAGATGATCCATAACCACACCATTGAAATAATTGAAGAGTTGGGCAATTTAAAAACATACCAATTAGCAGACAATGAAATAGTAAAAATGCTAGTCAGTGCTTCACTAGCACATAGCTTTAAACAAGCTGAAAATCCATTGGGGGAAGAAGAATCGAAAGACACAATAAGAAGGATGATGGGTTCATCTTCTTTTAGTGAGCTGAATAGGTTTTATGTTGAACCAATATGTGATTTCATAATAATGTCGGTTGATCAAGGAAAAATCATTCGAATGAAACCTGCAAAAAGGACAACGTCACCAATTTTAGTATCAGCGTAG
- a CDS encoding DUF3467 domain-containing protein has translation MSNESNEITEEEQLSVFRTALFTKIYATNVQLSKTDIDFRIELFNEKFQVEDGWAFHSDGLVILTREAAKKLLINLDKELRAYEKEYGEIKVSDERMKMQYLL, from the coding sequence ATGAGCAACGAATCAAATGAAATAACTGAAGAAGAACAACTCTCGGTTTTTAGAACTGCTTTATTCACAAAAATATATGCAACAAATGTTCAATTATCAAAAACTGATATTGATTTTCGTATAGAATTGTTTAACGAAAAGTTTCAAGTGGAAGACGGTTGGGCTTTTCATTCCGACGGTTTAGTGATTTTAACCAGAGAAGCAGCTAAAAAATTGCTAATTAATCTGGATAAGGAATTAAGAGCATATGAAAAAGAATATGGGGAAATTAAAGTAAGTGATGAGAGAATGAAAATGCAGTATTTATTATAA
- a CDS encoding peptidoglycan-binding protein: MGRPDFCSKDPELVKHLQKILVTLGYDLGSYAPDKNGVDGSFGKLTETAVNDFQEKNLDWEEPISHLEV, from the coding sequence CTGGGCAGACCCGACTTTTGCTCAAAAGACCCGGAGCTCGTCAAACACCTACAAAAGATACTGGTAACACTGGGTTACGACCTGGGCTCCTACGCCCCGGATAAAAACGGCGTGGACGGGTCATTCGGCAAGCTCACAGAAACGGCAGTAAATGATTTCCAGGAAAAGAACCTGGACTGGGAAGAACCTATTAGTCATTTGGAAGTTTAG
- a CDS encoding DUF2162 domain-containing protein, which translates to MDVIILATFGILTSILVFGIKTGLGCGFADIKKREIIVICSVYFVISIIMGYLIGTVPNDFLETISGVGLLFHVLLAGLMIAAGIYTQKQWNCGCDVSRRTFIFLSLPCPVCLTALFIATTMLATALDLSGPVIGVIVGSVFFLSALASSLLFRRLGKTPETLGSVMMFLGIFYVLGAVLVPAYMQSKTLIVPQLTMNTGAMLASFAVLVLFITAGFAVHQWREC; encoded by the coding sequence ATGGATGTTATAATTTTAGCTACTTTCGGGATTCTTACCAGTATCCTGGTGTTCGGTATCAAAACAGGTCTTGGATGCGGTTTTGCAGATATTAAAAAACGTGAGATCATAGTGATCTGTTCAGTTTATTTCGTAATTTCAATAATTATGGGGTACCTTATTGGTACTGTTCCCAATGATTTCCTTGAAACAATATCAGGCGTTGGATTACTGTTTCATGTACTGCTGGCTGGCCTGATGATCGCCGCCGGGATATATACCCAGAAGCAGTGGAACTGCGGTTGTGATGTAAGCAGGCGCACATTTATATTTTTATCCTTACCATGCCCGGTCTGTTTGACCGCACTTTTCATTGCCACCACGATGCTAGCTACTGCACTTGACCTGAGCGGTCCGGTGATCGGGGTCATTGTGGGATCGGTCTTCTTTTTATCGGCACTTGCCTCATCGCTCTTATTCAGGCGGCTGGGAAAGACCCCGGAAACCCTTGGAAGCGTGATGATGTTCCTGGGCATCTTCTACGTGCTTGGGGCTGTGCTTGTACCCGCGTATATGCAAAGTAAGACGCTGATAGTCCCACAGTTGACAATGAATACGGGTGCGATGCTCGCATCATTTGCCGTTCTTGTGCTGTTCATCACAGCAGGATTTGCTGTGCACCAGTGGAGGGAATGTTGA